CCCCGCCGGGGATATCGGGGAGCTTGATGATAGAAAGATCAGCATCTACAGATTCTGAAACCAGCTTCCTTATGTATCCACTTTTCGACACCAAAGGAAACTGTACGTTtcaacatatatcaaaattactcCATTCTTATCTATGAAACTTAACAAAAATGACGTTGGATATTCAGCAAAAACCCAACTGATATAAATCAAGAAATCGGTGAATTCTTAGCATTTTATCTATTATAACATAATCTACCTTGTGCAGTGAGAAGGAGGTTCCTCCAGCAATAACAGTAACATCGGTAGGAATCTCCTGGGAAAAAACCCTGttaaatttcaaaagaaaaaactCAGATTCTTCTTCCACTCCCAAAATCAAGAACATACATATCATGCACacaagataattgaaaaagaaaCAAAGTTGACCATTCGCTAGTCCTCTTCATGGTAGCAGAAAGGCGATGTTTCTTCTTGGAAGAAATGTTTGCATCATTGGATTGTGTAGTGTGTTGGTTTTGGTCAAGATCCAGCATcctcatatttatttatttttatggggACTTGGCTTCACTACATTAAATTGAAGGGTGAAAGTACAGATAATCAGTTTCTGTTCGTTGTTGGATATGGATAAGAAATAACTGATAACCGTGTCCTTTTCTTTCTGAACAGTAATCTATTGAAGTTTACGACTTGAAGGGTAACAAGCTTCCTACTTCCCAGTATTCTCGGTCATTTCCTCCATTCTACGCACTTTGAAATTCAGGAAAAATATATCTATCTTCCATATTTGTTTACTGACAAAtgcttgtgtgagatggtctcacgggtcgtattttgtgatacgtatatcttatttgagtcatccatgaaaaaatattactatttatgctaagagtattactttttattgttaatatcggtagagttgacacgtctcacagataaggattcgtgagaccgtctcacaagatacctactcttaTTTCCTCTTCTTTTGTATATACTAATACATCTCTTGTTTTCAATTTCCCTTTTCCACTATCATTGTACCGAATTGTGCAGCTCAACGTAATCTTTGTACTTTGGGGAGTATTAAACTGTTAATACTAATGCATCGAGATATTACCTTCAAAGACTTGATCAAGATTTCTTTACCCTATTCATTTTAGGATacttgaaattttatttgtttaacATGATAATAGCATTTTTAATTTAACTGTGATTTCAATATTATATagtataattaattttaaatttcgaTTTCAAATTTTATGAAACAAATGAATTATGTGCACagttaaaataaatattcttaaaaggaTAATATCTTgtatgtttttaatttttggtTATGTTGTCGGTCGGGTCAATTCACGGTCTCAATCTAAccatttgagttttttttttacccAAGTTTTTCTGGGATTATTGACGTCACACCAAAAAATAATGATATGTCATCgaaaaataacaacaaataTTAATGACATGTCTGATATCACTTTAATCATTGGTGGAGTCACATGCATAGTTACCCGAGCTAAAAGGTCTTTTAGCCTTTAGCTCGGATgactcaatttttttaaaaaaattattgttaatTCTGAATTAATTTGATATTAGTATGAATGactcaatttaaaattttaaaattaataatttatcctATATAAAATACAATACAAGTGTGAAATATAGCTGTGTGCTTACTTTATCGACGACGAGCTCCAACTCTCTTATATCCAAAGGGTTCCCCACCCCATTTGATTGAGTGGTCATTCATTTTCCAGAAATTTGATtatctttcttttaatttttttaattatatttttttgtttttttccgaTTTGGATTAGATTTGAATACATACCACCAATCTTTACAAAACTAACTCTTTTTTTGAAAACagacaaaataaaaataaaataaaaataaaaatgacaaaaaactTAAACCCTCGGCCCGTAATCGAAAATAGGTTGCCAAATAGCGACGTTTGCAGAATTGTTGAAATTCAATACATGTACAAATAATCTTCAATAGTTTCAATTTCATTCAACAGTAACTGCAAAACCTTGAGTTCGAATAGGGAATAACTTTTTAGACAAGAGTAGATCTCTTCTGAGATGGTTTCACGAATAAGATATATCAACCTTactgatatttacaataaaaagtaatactcttaacataaaaagtaatattttttcatgtatgactcAAATAatagattcgtctcacaaaatacgacccgtgagaccgtgttacacaagtttttggctTTAGATAAATATATGGAAGAAGGTAAACAGATACTATATATGTCTATTTCATTTGTTGAGAGgttagattttttattttgacaCGACCAAATACAAAATGCGGAATTTCAGAGGAAACAATATCACAATCTAATAAATTATGCTTTAAATTTTAGAATGACATGGCAACTATTgacaaataaaatatcacaatatattcttacatattttaatatttataatttaaaataatgcaaaaaaaaatcaatatattatacttttcatacaatttaaaatgtgttttcttttcaaaaaaacaaaatatccAAAAAAATGCTGTATATCAATtaacacaatttttttatttttattttaaaaaaaatcacacaAACAACATTAAGACGGGGATCTTGGATAATTGATTGGGTTGGGTCATTGATGTAATCGAATATGTTTTTTTACATCAAACCGTTGGGCCATTGCAAATTCAATTAGGTTTTCTGTACGGATTCCAGAGACCAGTCCACACTTCTCAAATCAAACCATCAAACTACTAAAATCTGCAATTGCGTCTGAAGTAATTCATTTGATGTGGTTTTACCATGATTCCATCTGGGCTTTGAAGGATCCGAACAATTTCCAATAAAGTGCAATCTGTGCTTTTGTTTTTGCTGGTGTTTACCATGATTTTCGCCGGTGTTTTGAAGGATCTGGACAATTTCTGTTAAAAGTGAAATCTTTGATCTTACTTTGTTATTTTTAGCATGATTCTGATCTGGGTTTTTAGTGATCTGAGCAATCACCGTTAAAACTGCTACCCTTGCTCTATCCTTCCTACCGTAATGGGAGTTGTAATCGAGTCCGAAATCTGGGAGCCAAACAAAGCTGTATACGTATTTTTATTCATCTCCAGCTTCGTCTCAATATTCCTTTTTCCGACTAGAACTGCCGCAAATGTCTTCGATCACGCGCCGCCCGTTTCCTTCCTTCGTTTTCAGCGGGACTTTCTTCTGCTCTACTCACTTTCCTCGGGTATTTTAATCTGGTATCTTTTATGATAATTATTTTTGTGGGTTTTGAGTCTAAGTCCTTTCTTGCTGGCTGATTTTGGATTTTGAGTAACAGTGATGGAGGGCTTGTGGGCTGTGTTTGGAGAGTACGAGTTGACCTATTATGGATTGAATAAAGAGCAAATGCTGGTTTCGTTATGCGTTGGATATGCTGTCTCTCTGTTTATCGGGAGTTTTCTTGGAGTTCTCTCTGATTTAGTGTGAGTGTACTTCTTCAACAACCGATTGTGCCGTTTTAGTTTGATTTATGTGTTGTGGAAACATGTAGTTTTGATCGATCTCTATCTGTTGGACTGATTAATTTAGTTTTAAGCTAATCGAAAGAAATTTGGTGTTGTTCTCGGCGCCTTGTTCCCCCAGCTGGTTCCGCTCTATTCTTGGAAGTTTGTTAAATGCGTAACTTGAAttgcaaaatatatatatttttcgacTAGTTGTTAATGTTCTTCACCTGGCGCTTGCAAGATTACACGAAATAACTGTAGATCGAGATATTGATGTTACTAAGATCTTTTATATGCAGGGGTCATAAGAAACTTTGCTTATTGTTTTACATGCTGCACCTTTTCGTGAGCATATGGAAGATAGTCAATGGAACTCCAGCAATTTGGTTGGCAAGCATTTGTCTTTCACTGGCCTCTTcaatattttccttttcttttgagGCATGGATGGTAGTCGAGCATGACAAGGTTGGCATAAAAATTGTCTTAGATAAACAAAAACAGGTGGTTGTATTAGCAACGGCGGTTATCTTTGACATTGTATGTTTTGCAGCTCGGTCAGAGGCAAGATTCGTTGAATCATATGTTTTGGTTGATGACATTCTTTGAATCTGCATCTTTCATCGGCAGTCAAGTGCTTGGAAATTATCTGGTTGATGGTGATGTCaataaaaacattaaatctATGTGGAAATTGGCTGTGGTTCTGGTTGTTGTTGCAATTATCTATGTTACTCGAGGCTGGAAAGAAGCTCCTAAAAGAACACTGTTCAAGGATTATACTATTGTGTTTCATAGACACGTTCTCTGTGGCATGTTTTCTGACTTTTTTATTGATATCAGAAGCACCAGTTTTTGATATATTGTTTTTGGTACTTTCACACATAATGCAAAATAGCTAGATTGAGAAGTCAGTACCTCTTTTTGCCACGACGTTGTAAAGATTTAGTTTTCTAAAACCGTTCAAATCTTCATGTGAACAAAATTTAGATTTTCTTTGCTAGATAAGAGAATATGGCTGTTATCAGTGGCGCAAGCTTCTGTTCACTTCTCTGTTACAGCATTTTGGATTCTTTGGGCTCCAATTGTAGTGGTAAGATCTTGAGCGCAACCGATAGAAGATACTTTTGTCTCTtagtttgttttttttcttattttttagtTTCTCTCTCTCTTgattaactttaaaatttttggaACTTGTCACGTGTTGTAGGCTGATGGGAGAGAAGTATCATTGGGTTTGATATATCCTTGCATGTTGGGTTCTAAGATGCTCGGTAGCACTGGATTCCCGTGGTTTTTACCGGGATCATTAGCACTTCGTACAGAGGAATGTCTAGTATACATTTTTATTATAATGGGCACCATTTTGTCAATTGTGGCCTATGATTATCAGGTATGGAactcaaataatttattaatttgtggGACCCACTGAGCTTCATCCAGTCCAATTCCGGCTTTGATAATGTGGTTAAAGCATTAACATGTTCAGGAAATTGGTCTTCTCGTGACACTATTCTGCATATTTCATGCTTGCATGGGCCTGGTTCTGCCATCTCTTGCAAGATTGAGAACCATGTAAGCTACTATTGCTCTCGTGCTTTTTTAGTCACAAATTCTGTAGTTCTGGTTTTTTGAGGATCATTACGGCGTGGATTCTTGCTGTTATTTTAAATCCAGtggtttaaaaaaattactccTGTATTTTACTTATATGATGAGCATATAGTTTGATCGTTAGATGCCATGACTTAATTTAGTTTCTTGCATCATCCTAATTCACCTTTCAACGCAATTCATAGGTATGTGCCGAATGAAGTTCGTGGAGGAATGATGACACTATCACTCGCACCTGCAAGTGCGGCAGTCATGGTTTTCCTGATGCTGGTACATTCTTTAACCATgttgctttaaaatttttaataattgcgGAGCTACAAATTGTGGTATTTTAGCCTTTGTTTTTGCTTTTGagtacatgtcttcatcttcaAATTTCCTGACCCTGAGAAAGTACAATAAAAGTAAAAAAGGCTTGAGAAGATGATTGTACAGAATTAATCCCATAGAAATTGAGTGTGTGATTAAAGTTTCTCGAATTTTGTTTGTATGTATTGCAGAGAGGTGACTATCAATATATTGAGAATTCGACTATCACTGCATTCGCAGCTCTTGGGCTGTTCTCCGCTGCTGGTTGCATGTATGTGCTTAAAAAATGGGGAAAGCAGCTTCACCAGAGCAAGCACAACTTGTGATCTGTACAAATCTTGTCTGAAGTTCGTTCTATCGATCAAGTCTCTGAGGCGGAAATTATATAACCTCGAGTAATCTATCTCAAGAGGCCATTGTGTTCTTGATGAATTCATGATGGGCGTTAGCTAGTGCAACACGAAAGGGAAAGACGAGGGAATTATGGAACGATGGAGAATCCTGTCTGCAAATTTGGTTTCACGGTCTTTTCGCCTTGGCAACATATACATAGGTTAGTGGCATAGTGCATATGGTGGCTAATCCCATTGTCGAGTTGATCAGTTTTGTAGGTCTCTAAATGCAGGTTAGATGGGGTGCCTGGGAATTGGGATAAGACAACGACCGGCGTTTTTAGGAGTCCAGTACCTCAGTTTTGCGTTTCTAGGAAATATAAGCTAGCGATCACCACCTTAGATGataatgcttttaaatattatttttatttctaaattttttatatacttCGCTGATGTTATTACCATTGTTATCAAAATTCATGATCTGCCGATGCAGGTGAGAATTAGTTTCAGTGGTAGGATCGAATTATATACTCAACGGAAGTGCGTGGGCATCGATTGGACAAAGTTCTGATTTTTCAGAATAAGCTATTTTTTCCCATAAAAATACGGTGTTTgaatgcaaaaaataaaataaaattgatttttcGGTTTTTACTTCGAgttcttaaaaattcaaaaatttgttttcagTACCACGTCATAATATTGAAAATACTTCGTTGCACCGAAAAAGTCTAAATCAAGAgctaaaaataataatcaagTAATGACATACATCCAACTAATCATGTAacaattcttttaaaaatttaattaaatttttaataagtTATTTAAGATAGTTTTGCATCTTTTTATGTGTCTTAAGTTCACTAataattaagtaatttaatatttttacacAATTATTATATGAAACTATATTTCGATCTAGCTTATAGTAATTTCTAAAATTCACAtccaaatataatttttaaaaagtgtcttaagaaattttttagttattttataattttagaaTCGAAAATAGCATAACTAAATATGACCACCTGCAATGGATGTACGGATACGTATTAGCATCAACATGCACATGGTGAATTAATAGATAcgtaaaaaaatatgaatttataCTTAATATTAACTAAAATGATAAGATTTTATTAAAAGAATCCTGCCCTTAGACCATAAAAGAGTATGTCATAGCATCATTCATAATGAAAATCTTAAACTACAAGCCAAGCCGATGATTTGTAACTCATCTTAAGTTTGACACGACCTCGGGTCCAAGATCCAACTGTAACGAACTTCATCCCTAACTCAAAAAACTGTAGAAAATTTCTCAAATGTTTGATGAAGGGAATGCCATTgttttcaagacaattttttGCTCCCCAAGGGAATCCAAGTCCGCAGTACATTATAGTTCCACGTGGTGAGTCGCAGTAATGAAGAGGACGCAGCGTGCAAAGATCTTGTTGGCACGAAATGCTCAACCCACTCCACACTCGTACGCCATCTGCCTCAACCACAAAAACAAATATCTTCCTCCGCATAATCACGTTTATTACACCAcatctaaattaatatatcAAGTGGACCTTCCAACTACAAAACAAATGACGAAAGAACGAAACAATTATTTCCCCTTCCATCAATTTAGTCCATGTAAAGTTTACATGGAATTCCGACGTAGTTCTCCTCCAATCTAAATTCTAGGAGCTGGGAAAAAAATTTATCAGATTACTACAGCTTTAGCGAGTGTCAAAATTGAGAATGCTTCGACTGAGTATATATTGTActcttgtctcgagtcctagacatgagatcaagactggaaagGGGTTTGGCCCGATGTTTACATACCAAAGGTGTCGGGTTTTACGGGGAAGGATTGCTGTCAGGGGCCTGAAAGATGAAATGGATGGAGGCAAAGGTGGGGGGGCGTCTGGTCAGAGTTGGGATCCTGGATTAGAAATCGAGGTGCCATTCGAACAAAGGCCGGTATGTATCATGTAATTCTGTTTTCGTGGACAGTTGAATTGATTTCTTATATGAAATTCCTGAACACCTCGGAACTTCATCGAAATCCCAGAATTAATTGAGAAAAAAAGATTGGCAATCTTGAGTACAATTAAATAAGGTTTTTCGAGGTGTACTCTCATGTAAGATTACCTTCGAGACACTGAGAATATTTATGCCACCGCCATAATCCCATCCCATATGTTAAGTTGCACTGAATCAGTCGGGAATGGTTGTCAAACTAGAATTACCACAATCACGTAAAAATGAAGATCCTGGGAAATTAGGAAGGCAAATTGTTAAAAATGAAGCAAGATAATGCTGATATATTAAATTCACATTTTGGATTACAATTTTCTTGCTGTGAGTTCCACCAACTAAACATCTGGTGCTTTCGTAGGTAAATGAATACTCGTCTCTGAAAGAATCAACACTCTACTCATGGGCTGAGCTGGGTCCAGGATCCTTTTTCTTGCGCCTAGGAGGACTTTGGTTAGCCACTTTCGCAGTCCTGGGAGTGCCTATTGCAGCAGCAAGCTTCAATCTATCAAAGGTACTGTAAGTATATGGACACTTTTTCAGGATAAGGTTACGTTAAAAGTTTGTATAGGTTatgtcaaaaataaaaataaaaataaaaaataaaaaaagtttaTATAGGTTGATTAAGAACAAAGATTCAAAGTTCGTAGTGGATGCAATTTCTGGGAGTAATACAGATCTTAAGAATTTGGTGCTTTAATATGCCAGTGTCGTCCCCTCCTAGCGGTAGAATCAtcatttaaaatttgttttgttcAGCGACAAGCGAATATGGCGGCCCATTCTATGGCTATGGCGGCATATTCATATGCTAGTCCCACAGTTCTTTATTATGTTCTTAGTTTTCTTGCTCGTGTACTACTTGCTGATTGTACTGGTTCTGGTATTTGAATAAAATTTTCTATTTgctttatatataaaaaaagaaaacagaCTTGCCACGAAGGGTCTGTATTGCATGATCACCACTCTCTCCATGCAGGCAACTCATCCAATTTCTGGTGTATCTACACCTTTTCTGTGAAACTACGAGAGGCTAACACTTTTTTAACCAAGCAGGATCCTTTGCGTTTCTTCCTTGCTGCTGGTACAGGAACACTTTTTCTTGTTTCTTTAATTGTCCTGAGGATTTATCTGGTATGTCCTGTCATTGAAACTATTTACTGTACTTAATGTATCACACAACACGGGTAGCACCAAAACAAGGAAGATAAAAGACATCAATCGTGCATACATGTCAGCTGAAGTAGCTACTGTCAGATCTTTTGCCAAGTTCTGCAATTTATATGAAATGAATTCAATCTTCTAGAAATGAAAAGAAAGATGGTTTCTAATTTGATTTTCCACATCTCCGTCTGTTGTGTTAGCTATTAACCAGAACAAACAGAAGAATATTAGATTTCACAATACCATGCCTCTTTTAATTGACCTGACGCCTCTCACGCATCCTCAAAAAAGCACTACATGTCTCATGTTTGTCTAACTGAGCAGATTTACatattcaaattatttattttcctTACCAACTTTCAAGACATTATTGTCTCCATGCATCCTGAGCTTAGTATAATGAATTTGACAGGGATGGAGCTATGTCGGAGATAGGCTTTTATCGGCAGTCATACCTTATGAAGAAACTGGATGGTATGATGGTCAAATGTGGGTGAAACCACCAGAGGTTAGTGCCTAATCAAATTAAGATAGTTATTGACAGTATTAAGATGAAATTTTTGCCTAAAAATCAATTCCATACTCCATATCTCCCTGCAAATGGCATAATGCAAAAGATTACAAGACCCAGCCTTTTCAGATGTCAAAATTTAGTAGAGATATCTGCAGTTCAATCTTTCCTGTTTAAATGGAAAACtcacaaaaaagaaaaaaattcccACTCATGCAAGGTGTTCTACTAGATTTTCTGTAACTCGGAGGCATTTGATGATCTGATAGACAGATAGgtctcttttaaaaaaaaattataacattTAGCACCCATTTGCTAAAATATAGCAAATTTAAGGGGGTTGTCCTTTATGACAATCCATTTCAAAGTAAATCTGGGGGCTAAATgttttatatgtatatacatcatatatataataaaaaaaacagaaaGATAAGATCAAGGGAAATATATTATGAGAAGAATATGCTgttaaattgaaataaaatagaaaaatatgCTATTTAATTAGGAACACTTGCTTTTATATGAAGAGGCGTGTCTCTAGGTTGAAAAAAATAGCAACCAATTGGACTATTTCCTGTACTCCCTGCCAGAATTAATGCATAGGCCAGAAGCGAAAGAAGacataaaatgttttttttttttttttggaaaaaaggAAATGGATAAAGCAGGGCCATGAAATTGCTAAAGCTTTGCTATTGCCTCCCAAGTAAAGTAATTAAGTAAATAGTCTTCCTCACCAGTTTTCTAACTTGAAAGATGTAGTTACAGCTGTAAAATTAGTAAGTTGTTAGGATGTCAGGAGGAATtcaaatgaaaaacaaaataacaatcaATTATTTTCTCCAGATGAAATGGGCCAACTACAGAAACAAACGGCAGGCTAGGATCAAGAATCAAGGAAAAAAACAAGACTCATCATAGTCAGCCAATTTGTTGCCTTGGAtgactcaaaaaatatttttctgttACCAAACCAAAACCTCCAAAAGACAATATAAACTCATTCGAGTACTTCTCACAGccatttctctctcttttttttacaGATCCTTGCTCGTGATAGATTACTGGGATCATATAAGGTACAAGATGGATATAGTATATTTGTttaatagatttcaaatttgatGACTGGGACAAAATAATTTATGCTGCACAGGACCACAAATAGATGATGAAATTAAACATCCTCAAAACaattaatcaatcaaaagattattgtgcagtaaaaaaataaatcaattaattctTAAACCATCAAAGTCTTAGTCAGGTCATCATGAGAACTGACCCTCAGCATGAAACTTGTGATCTATGTGCATAGGTCAAGCCAGTCATCAAGTTACTGAAGCAGACTCTGGTTGGAACAGGAGTGCTGCTTGTTACAGCTGTTTCGTTATTTATTTTCACTACACCAGTAGAGGACTTCATCCATAAGACTTTTGTCCAAGAAAACCAATCCAATGGTTCTGTCTCAAATATCAGTTCAAAATTCAATATAAGGTAACAACTATCAGTGGAGACTCCACATCTTCAATTGAGAAAACATGACAATTTTTTCAATTGAGAAAACATGACCTTTACACTAATTGTAATTTCAATATAATTATACAGGAAGGAGGAGCTGTTAAGATTACCAGTTGATGTAAAGACTGATGATGATCTAGGAGCCGCGGCTGCAGAAGGCCTGTCTACTGCAGAGACAGGTTTTACCGTGCATTAGCAGGTGGGCGATATTACAAATGGGAAGACCTAGTTAAGTGAGTTCgtgaaaatcaatttaatcATGATCAGGACAAGCTAGATTTTCAGGTGTTGTAAATCATTTGGCTTACATTTGGACAAAATATAGATATTTTAGAGTTGCTTAAAAGCATTAATTGCGGAAATCACGTGACTTTTAATTTGGATTTTTCAATTATTGCACAATAGCAATTGATCAAGTTCATACAGTTCGATAAATAATGAAGAATTCCAAATGGTGCAAGCTAGTTATTCGAAGGGTGTTGTTCATATTCAAGAAACTAAATCTGAAAAAGAAATGGAAAATTCAGGATACCATATCTGAATCGGTATACTGAATCAGGGAGATGTTTCTTCCCGGGCAATCATCTTCAAGACCCAAGCTGTCCGAATTGCTGTTGATTCACTTTTGCTTCATATGGACCTTCATTACAAGCTTCTTTAATCATATTTCCTTCTTTCCACTCTTCACAAGCTCTCCCTTTTGAAGTATCGACCCTAGAGCTACTATAAATCTGCTACAAAAATAGGTACAACTTCCAAGCCTCGGGGTGGTAATTAGCAAATTATTGACCTTCCCACCGAATATGTGCATAATAACTTTCATGTATTCATCGTTGGCCACCGCGGGAACCAGAATACTGATTCTCCTAATACTTGAATATGCCCATGCCAATACATGACATCTTTATAATGTCATATCAGCATCATTTTCATCATAACAAGTGCTAGTTGCACAAAACCTATGCAAGCTTCTGACACCAACTGAATAATTTAGACATTTTTCCTTCAACTTTATCCTTAATTGTCTGTTTCCTTTCCCTCgcattttcaatatccaaggtTCTATAGGCCAGAGCAAGTAAGTACATTGCTGGATGAAGCCTCCTGCAGATGACATTGATAAGAAAAAAATGATTGTAAATGCCGAGAAGAATTTAGTTTTTCATAGAAATTGTATATTTGAGTGTAAATTACATACTCTTCAAATTGTTCAGTTGTATCTATGACATCCCAGCACCTCTGGTCTGGAACAGTCTTTCCTTTCTTATCTCTTCCAAATGTCTCAACATACCAACCTCCTACGTCATGCATGGCACTGCGAGGTTCAAACAACCAAAATCTGCAGCAGGTACCAACTTTAACGACATTAAGACAAATTATTAACTTAAATAGGAAAAATATGTTGCTAGTTCTTAGGTCAGTAAATGTAGCTAATATATGTCCTTTACAATGGGAGGAAATGAGCAGCAGGACGGAAACAAGAAGGAATGATCTCCATAGCTtacatttttttaatcttttacaAATTATGGTGGACAGAACTGAGAATATTTCAGAAAAGTAGAAATATGTTATCCCAAGTGAACGCATTCATCTCTCATTGATATATCCCATTATCCTACACTTACAGGAGGAAGCTAGATGTGATTTAACcataaatttcaagaaaatttagATACTTACTTGCTTGGTGGCAGA
The sequence above is a segment of the Primulina tabacum isolate GXHZ01 chromosome 6, ASM2559414v2, whole genome shotgun sequence genome. Coding sequences within it:
- the LOC142549676 gene encoding uncharacterized protein LOC142549676 — translated: MGVVIESEIWEPNKAVYVFLFISSFVSIFLFPTRTAANVFDHAPPVSFLRFQRDFLLLYSLSSVMEGLWAVFGEYELTYYGLNKEQMLVSLCVGYAVSLFIGSFLGVLSDLVGHKKLCLLFYMLHLFVSIWKIVNGTPAIWLASICLSLASSIFSFSFEAWMVVEHDKLGQRQDSLNHMFWLMTFFESASFIGSQVLGNYLVDGDVNKNIKSMWKLAVVLVVVAIIYVTRGWKEAPKRTLFKDYTIVFHRHVLCDKRIWLLSVAQASVHFSVTAFWILWAPIVVADGREVSLGLIYPCMLGSKMLGSTGFPWFLPGSLALRTEECLVYIFIIMGTILSIVAYDYQEIGLLVTLFCIFHACMGLVLPSLARLRTMYVPNEVRGGMMTLSLAPASAAVMVFLMLRGDYQYIENSTITAFAALGLFSAAGCMYVLKKWGKQLHQSKHNL
- the LOC142549678 gene encoding LOW QUALITY PROTEIN: protein CONSERVED IN THE GREEN LINEAGE AND DIATOMS 27, chloroplastic-like (The sequence of the model RefSeq protein was modified relative to this genomic sequence to represent the inferred CDS: inserted 1 base in 1 codon); this encodes MLRLSIYCTLVSSPRHEIKTGKGFGPMFTYQRCRVLRGRIAVRGLKDEMDGGKGGGASGQSWDPGLEIEVPFEQRPVNEYSSLKESTLYSWAELGPGSFFLRLGGLWLATFAVLGVPIAAASFNLSKDPLRFFLAAGTGTLFLVSLIVLRIYLGWSYVGDRLLSAVIPYEETGWYDGQMWVKPPEILARDRLLGSYKVKPVIKLLKQTLVGTGVLLVTAVSLFIFTTPVEDFIHKTFVQENQSNGSVSNISSKFNIRKEELLRLPVDVKTDDDLGAAAAXRPVYCRDRFYRALAGGRYYKWEDLVK